Genomic DNA from Sphingomonas lacunae:
CTCTCCATCAAACCCCTTTGTGCCTTCGTGTCTTCGTGTGAGTCCAAACAATCTCGCACAAAGCCACAAAGCCACGAAGAGTCAGCGCCGTTCTCCACGCGATCGTGAGGCGCGGGCATCGAGCTCGCGGATCATCGCGTTCACCTGTCGGACAAACCAGTCATCGACCCGGCGGGCACCCGCGCCGGCAGAGCGATATCCCACCACATGGATGCCGACCAGCCTCAGACGACTGCCGTCGCGTTGCCACACCGGTCCGCCGCTGTTGCCGGTGGTGGTGCGGATGAAATAGCTCAGCCGCCCCCTTCGGCTGTCTGCCACAACCGGCCCAGTCGCGGCGTACATTGTCCTTGTGTCGGCAATGCCGGCGCCCGGATAGCCCGCCAGTTCAACCACTGCACCGGCAGGCGGCACATCGCTGGCCAGTTCGACCGGGGTGGAGGTGGGCAGTTCGCGCGGCAGGCGGATCACGCCCAGGTCATGCGAATAGCGGCGCCATCGATAACCATTGGCCGTCGCCCATTCGCGTCCGGTCAGGATGAAATCCGGCGCGCTGTCGCCGATGATGCGACGGCCACAGCGAACCTCAATCCGGGTCACCCTGTTGTAAATGGGGCTGGAGACATTGTGCGCGGCGGTGATGAGGTAACGCCCCCGATACAGCACGGCTGAGCCGCTGCCACCATCCCCGCCCAATCCGACGCGCTCCGTCTGCAGATGACAGACATTGGCATAGGGGTCGTTGGGACCTGCTGCAGCCACCGGCTGTTGCTCAACGGGCCGGCCGGCCGGTGTCACCAGTGATGGGCCAGTGCATCCTGCTGCGGTCAATGCCATCGCGGCGCCAGCCCAAAGCCTGTTCATGCCAATCCCCTTCGCAATTCAACTTTCATCCACAAATAGTCCGGATGGCGGGCGCTGGCGCGTGACAGGTCTCACACTCGCTTGGCCCCTTGGCGTCTTGGCGTGAACCCGTTTCCCGCCTTCGCCTGATCCTACTCCGCCAAACCGGACACAGACCCGCTTTCCTACATCATGCCGCCTGTGAGACCCTCTCGGCATGTCCCCGAACCATGTCTGTCAGCCGGTGCGCGCCGTGCGCCGGGTCCGCTTGCGCGGTCGCCGCGATGGCTTGCGTGGCGGGGCGGGTCACGCCGTCGCCGGGGCGCTGCGTTGCTGTCTCAGGTTGACACCACAGCTCCAAT
This window encodes:
- a CDS encoding trypsin-like serine peptidase, whose amino-acid sequence is MNRLWAGAAMALTAAGCTGPSLVTPAGRPVEQQPVAAAGPNDPYANVCHLQTERVGLGGDGGSGSAVLYRGRYLITAAHNVSSPIYNRVTRIEVRCGRRIIGDSAPDFILTGREWATANGYRWRRYSHDLGVIRLPRELPTSTPVELASDVPPAGAVVELAGYPGAGIADTRTMYAATGPVVADSRRGRLSYFIRTTTGNSGGPVWQRDGSRLRLVGIHVVGYRSAGAGARRVDDWFVRQVNAMIRELDARASRSRGERR